One stretch of Clavibacter californiensis DNA includes these proteins:
- the mshD gene encoding mycothiol synthase, protein MSAFPPPPAPDAPRVARVEPTPDVVRGIVELGDRARADDGVAPFNEQTRLTLGTEDGPALLVVQGTDERPIGAAVVARGDGGTEAELVVDPAQRRRGVGRALIDVVLAEAAGSPVSVWAHGDHPAARALAAATGLDRARELLQLRAAVAEARTGLGERPMPAGLALSSFTADDADDWVALNARAFASHPEQGRMTRDDLDDRVAEPWFDPTLLLLARELDGRLAGFHWLKVDGGQAEVYVLGVDPDRAARGLGSALLAAGLDLLAERGHDEVDLYVEADNAPALALYRRAAFRDAAVDVQYRRA, encoded by the coding sequence GTGAGCGCGTTCCCGCCCCCGCCGGCGCCTGACGCTCCGCGCGTCGCCCGCGTCGAGCCCACCCCCGACGTCGTCCGCGGGATCGTCGAGCTCGGCGACCGCGCACGCGCGGACGACGGCGTCGCCCCGTTCAACGAGCAGACGCGCCTCACCCTCGGCACGGAGGACGGCCCCGCCCTCCTCGTCGTCCAGGGGACGGACGAGCGCCCGATCGGCGCTGCCGTCGTCGCGCGCGGCGACGGCGGGACCGAGGCCGAGCTCGTCGTGGATCCCGCCCAGCGCCGCCGGGGCGTCGGCCGCGCGCTCATCGACGTCGTGCTCGCGGAGGCCGCGGGATCCCCCGTCTCCGTCTGGGCGCACGGCGACCACCCCGCGGCCCGCGCCCTCGCCGCGGCGACCGGCCTCGACCGGGCCCGCGAGCTCCTGCAGCTGCGCGCGGCGGTCGCCGAGGCGCGCACGGGCCTCGGCGAGCGCCCGATGCCGGCGGGCCTCGCGCTCTCGTCCTTCACCGCCGACGACGCCGACGACTGGGTCGCGCTCAACGCGCGCGCCTTCGCGAGCCACCCCGAGCAGGGCCGCATGACACGCGACGACCTCGACGACCGCGTCGCCGAGCCGTGGTTCGACCCGACCCTCCTGCTCCTCGCGCGCGAACTGGACGGCCGGCTGGCCGGGTTCCACTGGCTCAAGGTGGATGGCGGCCAGGCCGAGGTGTACGTGCTCGGCGTCGACCCCGACCGCGCGGCCCGCGGGCTGGGATCGGCGCTCCTCGCCGCCGGCCTCGACCTGCTCGCCGAGCGCGGCCACGACGAGGTCGACCTCTACGTCGAGGCCGACAACGCGCCCGCCCTGGCGCTCTACCGACGGGCCGCGTTCCGCGACGCCGCGGTCGACGTCCAGTACCGCCGCGCCTGA